TGGCGCGCCTGGCGGCACCGGGCTCGACCATCAGCACCTTCACCAGCACCGGGTGGGTAAGGCGCTTGATCAATGCCGCCGGCTTCAAGATGAAACGCATGCCGGGCATCGGCCACAAATGGGAGATCCTGCGCGGCGAGTTTCTCGGCTGGCCCGAACACGCGCCGCCGCCCGCCGTGACCGCGCCGTGGTTCGCGCGGCCAGCACCTGCGCCCGGTGAACGCCGAGCGCTGGTGATCGGCGGTGGGCTGGCCGGTTGCTGCACCGCAGCGAGCCTCGCGGCGCGGGGCTGGCAGGTGTGCCTGCTGGAACGCCACGATGCCCTGGCCCAGGAAGCCTCCGGCAACCCCCAGGGCGTGCTGTACCTGAAGCTCTCGGCCCATGGCACGGCGCTGTCGCAATTGATTGTCAGCGGTTTTGGCTACACGCGCCGGCTGCTTGAGCATTTGCAGCGCGGGGTGGATTGGGACGCCTGCGGCGTGCTGCAACTGGCGTTCAATGCCAAGGAGGCCGAACGCCAGGCGCAACTGGCCGAGGCGTTCGCGCCGGGTCTGCTGCACCGCGTAGATGCAACCCAGGCGCAGGCCCACGCCCAGATTCCACTGGACACGGGCGGGCTGTTTTTCCCCGAGGGCGGTTGGGTCCATCCGCCTGCGCTGTGCCAGTGGCAGGCCCGCCATCCCGGCGTGCAAGTGCGCCTGCATGAGGAGGCGCTGACGTTGCAACGCATTGACGGCCAGTGGCAGGCCTACAACGGCGAGACGCTGGTGGCGAGCGCGCCGGTGGTGGTTCTCGCCGGTGCCGCCGAGATCAAGCGCTTTGCCTTCAGCGCCGCGCTGCCGCTCAAGCGTATTCGCGGGCAAATCACCTGCCTGGCGCAAACCGCCGCCAGCCAAGCGTTGAGCACGGTGGTCTGCGGCCAGGGCTACGTCGCGCCGGCACGGCTGGGCGAACACACCCTGGGCGCCAGTTTCGATTTCAACAGCGACGATCTGACGCCCACCCTCGCCGAACACGCCGATAACCTGGCGATGCTGCGGGAAATTTCCCCGGCCTTGCTGGACGCCCTGCACCCTGAAGGCGAGCCGCTCGACACCCTGGCGGGCCGCGCGGCGTTTCGCTGCACCAGCCCCGACTACCTGCCTATCGTCGGCCCGCTGGCCGATGCCACCGCGTTTGCCCAGGCGTACGCCGTATTGGCCAGGGATGCACGCCAGGTACCCGATACGCCGTGCCCGTGGCTGGACGGCGTGTACATCAATAGCGGCCACGGTTCTCGCGGATTGATCACCGCACCATTATCGGCGCAACTGCTGGCGGCATGGCTGGATAACGAGCCCTTGCCCGTGCCCCTGAGCGTGGCCCAGGCCTGTCATCCGAACCGCTTCGCCTTGCGCGAATTGATTCGCGGCAAATCGCGCACGGCATCCTGAGCGCCGGGGGAGAAATGCGGCGTGCGCCATTAATAAAAGTCCACTTATAACTTATCGTTCTAAAACTCCGGCGTTGTGCCTGGGGTCAGTTTCTGAGTAAGCGCCCTTTTGGTGCGTATTGAGTATTGACCCTCCCCAACGGAAAAACCGGTAAGGAACTTATGTGTGGATTAGCTGGCGAGTTACGCTTTGATCATCAACCTGCCGACCTGGCAGCTGTGGAACGCATCACGCATCACCTCGCCCCTCGTGGCCCCGACGCCTGGGGCTTCCATGCCCAAGGGCCGATTGCCCTGGGCCATCGCCGCCTGAAAATTATGGACCTGTCGGACGGCTCCGCCCAACCGATGGTCGACGCCCAACTGGGCCTGTCCCTGGCGTTCAACGGCGCGATCTATAACTTCCCGGAACTGCGCCAAGAGCTCGAAGCCCTGGGCTATGCCTTCTATTCCGGCGGCGACACCGAAGTGCTGCTCAAGGGCTATCACGCCTGGGGCGAAGCGCTGCTGCCCAAGCTCAACGGCATGTTTGCCTTTGCCATCTGGGAACGCGATGCCCAGCGTCTGTTCATCGCCCGCGACCGTCTCGGCGTCAAGCCGTTGTACCTGTCACGTACCGGCCAGCGCCTGCGCTTCGCCTCGGCGTTGCCGGCGCTGCTCAAGGGCGGCGATATCAACCCGATTCTTGACCCGGTCGCGCTCAACCACTACCTCAATTTCCATGCGGTGGTGCCGGCCCCGCGCACGCTGCTGGCCGGCATCGAAAAGCTGCCGCCAGCCACCTGGATGCGCATCGAGGCCGATGGCAAGACCGAACAGAACACCTGGTGGACCCTGCCCTACGGCCCCCATGAGGACGAAAAACACCTGACCCTGGAAGACTGGACCGACCGCGTGCTCGACAGCACCCGCGAAGCCGTGGCCATCCGCCAACGTGCGGCCGTGGACGTCGGCGTGCTGCTCTCCGGCGGCGTCGACTCGAGCATGCTAGTGGGCCTGTTGCGCGAAGTGGGCGTGGAAGGCCTGTCGACCTTCTCCATCGGCTTTGAAGACGCCGGCGGCGAGCGCGGCGACGAGTTCCAGTATTCGGACCTGATCGCCAAGCACTACGGCACCCATCACCACCAGTTGCGCATCGCTGAAAGCGAAATCATCGAGCAACTGCCGGCGGCCTTTCGCGCCATGAGCGAGCCGATGGTCAGCCACGACTGCATCGCCTTCTACCTGCTGTCGCGGGAAGTGGCCAAGCACTGCAAGGTGGTGCAAAGCGGCCAGGGCGCCGACGAATTGTTCGCCGGTTACCACTGGTACCCGCAGGTGGATGGCGCCAGCGACCCGTATGCGGCGTACCGTGAAGCATTCTTCGACCGCAGCTACGACGACTATGCCGCCACCGTTGCACCGAAATGGCTGACCGCCAACGATGCCGCCGGTGACTTCGTGCGTGAGCATTTTGCGATGCCTGGCGCGGACGCTGCGGTGGACAAGGCCCTGCGCCTGGACAGCACGGTGATGCTGGTGGACGACCCGGTCAAACGCGTCGACAACATGACCATGGCCTGGGGCCTGGAAGCGCGTACGCCGTTTCTCGACTACCGCCTGGTGGAACTGTCGGCCCGCGTGCCGGGCAAGTTCAAGCTGCCCGACGGCGGCAAGCAGGTGCTCAAGGAGGCCGCGCGCCGCGTGATCCCCAGCGAAGTCATCGACCGCAAGAAAGGCTACTTCCCGGTGCCCGGTCTCAAGCATTTGCAGGGCGACACCTTGAACTGGGTACGCGAACTGCTGATGGACCCGAGCCAGGACCGTGGCTTGTTCAACCCCGCCATGCTCGATCGCTTGCTGACGGACCCACAAGGCCAACTGACCCCATTGCGCGGCTCCAAGCTGTGGCAACTGGCAGCGCTGAACCTGTGGCTCAGCGAACAAGGAATCTGATCCATGAAACCTAACGCTGCGGCGTACAGCCAACGCTTGCTCAAAGGCCAGGCGCCAACCTACGAACGCCTGCAGGCCCGACTTGCCGAAGACGGCAGCGCCCAGGGCCCCGAACCGATTGCCGTGCATTGCGGCTGGGGCCGTCTGCTGATCGGGCATACCTTTGCAGACCCCGCGAGCCTTGCTCAGGAGTTGCTCAAGGAGCAGTCCGGCGAGCGCGACATCGCTCTGTATGTGGCCGCGCCTCAGCAGATCCTCGGGATCGATCCGCAAAAGCTGTTCCTCGACCCCTCCGATACGCTGCGCCTGTGGTTCAGCGATTATCGCCCCGCTACACGGGTGTTTCGCGGCTTCCGCATCCGTCGGGTGCAAAGCGAAGCCGACTGGCACGCGGTGAACCTGCTGTACCTGGGACGCGGCATGTTGCCGGTCGACCCCGAGCGCCTGACGCCGCGCCATCAAGGCGGCCCGGTGTATTGGCTGGCGGAGGACGAGGACAGCGGCGCCGTCATCGGCAGCGTGATGGGCCTGAACCACCAGAAAGCCTTTCACGACCCGGAAAACGGTTGCAGCCTGTGGTGCCTGGCGGTGGACCCGCAGTGCACCCGGCCGGGCGTGGGTGAAGTGCTGGTGCGCCACCTGGTGGAACACTTCATGAGCCGTGGCCTGAGCTACCTGGACTTGTCGGTGCTGCACAACAACCGCCAGGCCAAAAGCCTGTACGCCAAGCTGGGTTTTCGTGCACTGACCACGTTTGCAATCAAGCACAAGAACGGCATCAACCAGTCGCTGTTTCTGGGCCCTGGCCCGCAGGCCGGGCTCAATCCGTATGCGCGGATCATCGTTGAAGAAGCCCACCGACGTGGCATCGATGTGCAGGTGGACGATGCCGATGCCGGTCTGTTCACGCTGTGCCTCGGCGGTCGGCGCATACGCTGCCGCGAGTCGCTGAGCGACCTGACCAGCGCCGTGAGCATGACCCTGTGCCAGGACAAGAGCCTGACCCACAGGACGCTCAAGGCCGCCGGCTTGAATTTGCCTTCGCAGCAATTGGCGGGCAGTGCCGACGACAACCTTGAGTTTCTCGACGAGCATCAGCGCGTCGTGGTCAAGCCGCTCGATGGCGAGCAAGGCAAAGGCGTGGCGGTAGACCTGCAGACCATCGAGGAAGTCCAGCAGGCGATCGAAGCGGCGCGCCAGTTCGACAGCCGGGTGTTGCTCGAAAGCTTCCACGAAGGCCTGGACCTGCGCATTCTGGTGATCGGTTTTGAAGTGGTCGCCGCCGCGATTCGTCGCCCCGCCGAAGTGATCGGCGATGGTCAGCATTCGATTCGCACCTTGATCCAGGCCCAGAGCCGTCGCCGCCAGGCCGCCACCGATGGCGAAAGCAAGATTCCCATGGACGCGGAAACCGAGCGCACCCTGAAAGCCGCCGGGTATGACTACGACAGCATCCTGCCGCGCGGCGTGCACCTGGCCGTGCGCCGTACCGCCAACCTGCACACCGGTGGCTGCCTGGAGGATGTCACCGCGATCCTGCACCCGACCCTGGTGGATGCCGCCGTGCGTGCCGCACGCGCCCTGGACATTCCCATGGTCGGTCTCGACTTGCTCGTGCCGGCCGCCGATCAACCCGAGTACGTGTTTATCGAAGCCAACGAGCGGGCCGGCCTGGCCAACCATGAACCGCAACCGACGGCGGAAAAATTTGTGGACCTGTTGTTTCCCCACAGCCAGCCCGCGACCTGACCTCCGATCGTGATCGTTCCCACGCTCCGCGTGGGCATGCAGCCTGTGACGCTCCGCGTCACCACAGCGGACGCAGAGCGTCCCTCGAGGCATTCCCACGCAGAGCGTGGGAACGATCTGCCCTCAACTCATCAGGAGTTTCCATGACCCGAACCATTCCCGAACCCGATCTCGCCTACCTGCAAAAAGTCCTGCTGGAAATGCTCGCCATTCCCAGCCCCACCGGGTTTACCGACACCATCGTGCGCTACGTCGCCGAACGCCTGGAAGAACTTGGCATCCCGTTTGAAATGACCCGGCGCGGTACCATTCGCGCCACCCTCAAGGGCCAGAAAAGCAGCCCTGACCGCGCCGTCTCCGCGCACCTGGACACCATCGGCGCCGCCGTACGCGCCATCAAGGACAACGGCCGCCTGACGCTGGCGCCGGTGGGCTGCTGGTCGAGCCGCTTTGCCGAAGGCAGCCGTGTCAGCGTGTTCACCGACAGCGGCGTGATTCGCGGCAGCGTATTGCCCCTGATGGCCTCCGGGCACGCGTTCAACACCGCCGTGGATGAAATGCCGGTGAGCTGGGACCATGTTGAACTGCGTCTGGAC
This region of Pseudomonas sp. MUP55 genomic DNA includes:
- the ngg gene encoding N-acetylglutaminylglutamine synthetase; this translates as MKPNAAAYSQRLLKGQAPTYERLQARLAEDGSAQGPEPIAVHCGWGRLLIGHTFADPASLAQELLKEQSGERDIALYVAAPQQILGIDPQKLFLDPSDTLRLWFSDYRPATRVFRGFRIRRVQSEADWHAVNLLYLGRGMLPVDPERLTPRHQGGPVYWLAEDEDSGAVIGSVMGLNHQKAFHDPENGCSLWCLAVDPQCTRPGVGEVLVRHLVEHFMSRGLSYLDLSVLHNNRQAKSLYAKLGFRALTTFAIKHKNGINQSLFLGPGPQAGLNPYARIIVEEAHRRGIDVQVDDADAGLFTLCLGGRRIRCRESLSDLTSAVSMTLCQDKSLTHRTLKAAGLNLPSQQLAGSADDNLEFLDEHQRVVVKPLDGEQGKGVAVDLQTIEEVQQAIEAARQFDSRVLLESFHEGLDLRILVIGFEVVAAAIRRPAEVIGDGQHSIRTLIQAQSRRRQAATDGESKIPMDAETERTLKAAGYDYDSILPRGVHLAVRRTANLHTGGCLEDVTAILHPTLVDAAVRAARALDIPMVGLDLLVPAADQPEYVFIEANERAGLANHEPQPTAEKFVDLLFPHSQPAT
- a CDS encoding N-acetylglutaminylglutamine amidotransferase, encoding MCGLAGELRFDHQPADLAAVERITHHLAPRGPDAWGFHAQGPIALGHRRLKIMDLSDGSAQPMVDAQLGLSLAFNGAIYNFPELRQELEALGYAFYSGGDTEVLLKGYHAWGEALLPKLNGMFAFAIWERDAQRLFIARDRLGVKPLYLSRTGQRLRFASALPALLKGGDINPILDPVALNHYLNFHAVVPAPRTLLAGIEKLPPATWMRIEADGKTEQNTWWTLPYGPHEDEKHLTLEDWTDRVLDSTREAVAIRQRAAVDVGVLLSGGVDSSMLVGLLREVGVEGLSTFSIGFEDAGGERGDEFQYSDLIAKHYGTHHHQLRIAESEIIEQLPAAFRAMSEPMVSHDCIAFYLLSREVAKHCKVVQSGQGADELFAGYHWYPQVDGASDPYAAYREAFFDRSYDDYAATVAPKWLTANDAAGDFVREHFAMPGADAAVDKALRLDSTVMLVDDPVKRVDNMTMAWGLEARTPFLDYRLVELSARVPGKFKLPDGGKQVLKEAARRVIPSEVIDRKKGYFPVPGLKHLQGDTLNWVRELLMDPSQDRGLFNPAMLDRLLTDPQGQLTPLRGSKLWQLAALNLWLSEQGI
- the mnmC gene encoding bifunctional tRNA (5-methylaminomethyl-2-thiouridine)(34)-methyltransferase MnmD/FAD-dependent 5-carboxymethylaminomethyl-2-thiouridine(34) oxidoreductase MnmC, translating into MTPIAHAQLDWDDHGRPHSRMFDDVYFSDQSGLEETRYVFLQQNRLQERFAALPVGGRLVIGETGFGTGLNFLCAWQLFDQHAVAGARLHFVSVEKYPLSHADLQRALALWPELQTYAEALLAQYVAIHQGFQQLVLDNGRVTLTLLIGDALEQLPHLDAQVDAWFLDGFAPAKNPDMWTAELFAELARLAAPGSTISTFTSTGWVRRLINAAGFKMKRMPGIGHKWEILRGEFLGWPEHAPPPAVTAPWFARPAPAPGERRALVIGGGLAGCCTAASLAARGWQVCLLERHDALAQEASGNPQGVLYLKLSAHGTALSQLIVSGFGYTRRLLEHLQRGVDWDACGVLQLAFNAKEAERQAQLAEAFAPGLLHRVDATQAQAHAQIPLDTGGLFFPEGGWVHPPALCQWQARHPGVQVRLHEEALTLQRIDGQWQAYNGETLVASAPVVVLAGAAEIKRFAFSAALPLKRIRGQITCLAQTAASQALSTVVCGQGYVAPARLGEHTLGASFDFNSDDLTPTLAEHADNLAMLREISPALLDALHPEGEPLDTLAGRAAFRCTSPDYLPIVGPLADATAFAQAYAVLARDARQVPDTPCPWLDGVYINSGHGSRGLITAPLSAQLLAAWLDNEPLPVPLSVAQACHPNRFALRELIRGKSRTAS